The Streptomyces sp. NBC_01275 genome has a segment encoding these proteins:
- a CDS encoding TetR/AcrR family transcriptional regulator, which translates to MRSDAHHAMRARLLDCALDMVAEGGVEALSLRAIARRARVSHGSPLRHFSGRAELLSAVASEGYRRLADRSDNALRACGAQATPAQRLRAVAFAYVEFGVANPGLHELMARHDLLLQSDPELGTLSRSLFEKAVELVRDRQQDECWHSEIESSRLTAVLWAALEGFTHLWLINSIARAAGPVSLNEMVALALQALDIAPRVQK; encoded by the coding sequence GTGAGATCCGACGCACATCATGCAATGCGAGCGCGACTACTCGACTGCGCGCTGGACATGGTCGCGGAAGGCGGCGTCGAGGCACTGTCGCTGCGCGCCATCGCCCGGCGCGCCCGCGTGTCCCACGGTTCACCGCTGCGCCACTTCTCCGGGAGGGCCGAGCTTCTGTCCGCCGTTGCCAGCGAGGGCTACCGGAGGCTGGCGGACCGCAGCGACAACGCACTGCGCGCGTGCGGCGCACAGGCCACGCCGGCACAGCGACTCCGAGCAGTCGCGTTCGCGTACGTGGAGTTCGGCGTGGCCAACCCCGGACTTCACGAGCTGATGGCACGTCACGATCTGCTCCTGCAGAGCGATCCGGAACTCGGCACGCTGAGCCGCTCCCTGTTCGAGAAAGCAGTCGAACTGGTGCGGGACCGGCAACAGGACGAATGCTGGCACTCGGAAATCGAGAGCAGCCGGCTCACCGCCGTCCTATGGGCCGCACTGGAGGGTTTCACCCACTTGTGGCTGATCAACTCCATTGCCAGAGCCGCCGGACCCGTTTCCTTGAACGAAATGGTCGCGCTGGCCCTGCAGGCGCTCGACATCGCACCCCGCGTTCAGAAGTGA
- a CDS encoding 1-acyl-sn-glycerol-3-phosphate acyltransferase, with product MLLHAVVRLAVAPLARMIYRPVIEGRDNVPSHGPVILAANHLSFIDSVIIPLVAPRPVAFLAKSEYFQGHGVRGRMMRALFTALGAVPVERGTHRAAQASLDEARRILDRGQAFGIYPEGTRSRDGRIYRGRTGVGWLVLGTGAPVVPVAILGSDRIQPVGARLPRIRRVTVRFGQPLQFPENDSSVRSAQARRFITDEIMNEIQLLSGQESANCYNEHQEVA from the coding sequence ATGCTGCTCCACGCCGTCGTGCGACTAGCGGTCGCCCCGCTCGCCCGAATGATCTACCGGCCCGTGATCGAAGGACGCGACAACGTGCCCTCCCACGGGCCCGTCATCCTGGCCGCGAATCACCTCTCGTTCATCGACAGCGTCATCATTCCCTTGGTGGCGCCACGCCCTGTCGCGTTCCTGGCCAAATCCGAGTATTTCCAGGGACATGGCGTCAGGGGACGCATGATGCGGGCGCTCTTCACGGCGCTGGGCGCCGTTCCCGTCGAACGGGGCACTCACCGCGCCGCGCAGGCCTCGCTCGACGAGGCGCGCAGAATCCTCGACAGGGGCCAGGCCTTCGGCATCTATCCCGAGGGAACGCGATCACGGGACGGAAGGATCTACCGTGGCCGCACCGGCGTGGGATGGCTCGTTCTCGGTACCGGCGCGCCGGTTGTCCCCGTCGCAATTCTCGGCAGCGACCGGATTCAACCTGTGGGGGCCCGGCTACCACGCATTCGCCGCGTGACCGTCCGTTTCGGACAGCCCCTGCAGTTCCCGGAGAACGATTCGTCGGTGCGCAGCGCACAGGCGCGACGCTTCATCACGGATGAGATCATGAACGAGATCCAGCTGCTCTCCGGTCAAGAGTCGGCAAATTGTTACAACGAACACCAGGAAGTCGCGTGA
- a CDS encoding sterol desaturase family protein: MISEISQRLHDPITYALPAIALIIIVEILVLRYDEDDTRRFDLRDTRASVLTGVGALVVSTVSRSISLLVYAWVYVEVAPFHLPENAWYTWVILFFGVDLTIYGYHRMTHRVRVMWAGHQVHHSSEYLNVAVAVRRKWAQWFEKLMWLPLPLLGVPPVLVFTMQSLHLLYGIFAHTEKIGKCPAFIEAVFVTPSHHRVHHGSDQIYLDKNYGSILIIWDRLFGTFQPELHRPTYGLTTPLSSNSVWHIQIHEFAKMFRDVRRAGSWRHRLGYVFGPPGWKPVATGTARGGGQTESSYEAPLPGGTR, from the coding sequence ATGATTTCCGAGATAAGCCAGCGCCTGCATGATCCGATCACCTACGCCCTGCCGGCCATCGCGCTCATCATCATTGTCGAGATACTCGTGCTGCGTTACGACGAGGACGACACCCGGCGCTTCGATCTCCGGGACACGCGGGCCAGCGTCCTCACGGGAGTCGGCGCGCTCGTCGTTTCGACGGTATCGCGGAGCATTTCCCTCCTGGTGTACGCATGGGTGTACGTCGAGGTGGCTCCTTTCCATCTGCCGGAGAATGCGTGGTACACCTGGGTCATTCTCTTCTTCGGAGTCGATCTCACCATCTACGGATACCATCGGATGACTCACCGGGTCCGCGTCATGTGGGCGGGTCATCAGGTCCACCACTCCAGCGAGTATCTCAATGTCGCCGTCGCGGTCCGTCGTAAGTGGGCGCAGTGGTTCGAGAAGCTCATGTGGCTGCCGCTTCCCCTGCTGGGCGTACCACCGGTCCTGGTTTTCACCATGCAGTCGCTGCATCTCCTCTACGGCATCTTCGCGCATACCGAGAAGATCGGGAAGTGCCCGGCATTCATCGAGGCCGTATTCGTTACTCCCTCGCACCACCGCGTACACCACGGGAGCGACCAGATCTATCTGGACAAGAACTACGGCAGTATTCTGATCATCTGGGACCGGCTGTTCGGAACTTTCCAGCCGGAGTTGCACCGTCCGACCTACGGGCTCACCACCCCGCTCAGTTCGAACAGTGTCTGGCACATTCAGATCCATGAATTCGCGAAGATGTTCCGTGATGTGCGGCGGGCCGGAAGCTGGCGCCATCGCCTGGGATATGTCTTCGGCCCGCCCGGTTGGAAGCCCGTCGCCACCGGCACGGCGCGGGGCGGGGGACAGACGGAGTCCTCCTATGAGGCCCCGCTGCCCGGAGGTACACGGTGA
- a CDS encoding AfsR/SARP family transcriptional regulator, whose translation MMFRILGPLEIETSAGISITPWALKQRALLAYLCANNASFVSSRRLLDSLWADTPPRSASTALYVYVSKLRKHLKELHIDPAILVTVPSGYQLDLPEEYLDLHLFESRFSQACDLQARGWAEQASDVLNSAIGLWRGQAVEDLRHLPAFDSIGRRLDERRMLAIERRFELEISLGRHNVLIGELQSLTEEQPTWETIYGYLMISLYRSGRTAESLSVFSRIRRVLVDELGIEPGPRLQEIQRAVLTRDAWLDDIHSPISSSVAFAA comes from the coding sequence ATGATGTTCAGAATACTTGGGCCACTGGAAATAGAGACTTCCGCCGGCATCAGTATCACCCCTTGGGCACTGAAACAGCGCGCCCTCCTGGCATATCTCTGCGCCAATAACGCAAGCTTCGTCTCTTCGCGGCGCCTCCTGGATTCGTTGTGGGCCGACACCCCGCCGCGCAGCGCGTCCACCGCGCTCTACGTTTATGTGTCCAAGCTGCGGAAGCACCTCAAAGAACTGCACATCGACCCGGCGATCCTCGTCACCGTACCCTCCGGATATCAGCTCGATCTTCCCGAGGAGTACCTGGACCTGCACCTTTTCGAAAGTCGCTTCTCCCAGGCCTGCGATCTGCAGGCGAGGGGATGGGCCGAACAGGCCTCAGACGTCCTGAACAGCGCCATCGGCCTCTGGCGCGGGCAGGCGGTAGAGGATCTGCGACACCTTCCGGCATTCGACAGCATCGGCCGTCGCCTGGACGAGAGGCGCATGCTCGCGATTGAGCGACGTTTCGAGCTGGAAATCAGCCTGGGGCGTCACAACGTACTGATCGGGGAGCTTCAGTCGCTCACTGAGGAACAGCCTACCTGGGAAACCATCTACGGCTATCTGATGATCTCGCTCTACCGTAGCGGACGCACCGCGGAATCTCTGTCCGTCTTCAGTCGGATCCGCCGGGTGCTGGTTGACGAGCTCGGAATCGAACCGGGCCCCAGGTTGCAGGAGATCCAGCGTGCCGTCCTCACCCGGGATGCGTGGCTGGACGACATTCATTCCCCCATCAGCAGCAGCGTTGCTTTCGCGGCCTGA
- a CDS encoding beta-ketoacyl-ACP synthase III encodes MTGSRVLSFGHYQPSKVLTNEDLAMMVDTSDEWIRTRVGIRTRRIAGDHESVSDMAEKAAANALDRAGVSAADIDLVIVATCTAQDRSPNIAARVAARIGAPSPAALDVNTACSGFPHALALADQSLKAGSASRALVIGVEKLSDFTDWTDRTTCVLIGDGAGAAVVEACEEPEISPVVWGSVPEMGQAVRIEAPSDKFAQEGLTVYRWATMTLPDVALKVCERAGVRPEELGGVVLHQANLRIIEPLAKKIGAVNAVVARDVVESGNTSAASIPLALSKLIERGEIRKGSPVLLFAFGGGLAYAGQIIRCP; translated from the coding sequence ATGACCGGATCTCGCGTGCTCTCTTTCGGCCATTACCAGCCGTCCAAGGTCCTGACGAACGAAGACCTCGCCATGATGGTCGATACGAGCGACGAGTGGATTCGGACCCGGGTGGGAATTCGCACGCGTCGCATCGCGGGCGATCACGAGTCCGTTTCGGACATGGCCGAGAAGGCCGCCGCGAACGCGCTGGACAGGGCCGGAGTCAGCGCAGCCGACATCGACCTGGTCATCGTGGCCACCTGCACCGCCCAGGACCGCTCGCCGAACATCGCCGCGCGCGTCGCCGCCAGGATCGGGGCCCCCTCTCCGGCGGCACTCGACGTCAACACGGCCTGCTCCGGATTCCCGCACGCCCTGGCCCTGGCCGATCAGAGCCTCAAGGCCGGCAGTGCTTCGCGCGCCCTCGTCATCGGGGTCGAGAAGCTCAGCGACTTCACCGACTGGACCGACCGCACCACCTGCGTACTGATCGGTGACGGCGCCGGCGCCGCCGTCGTGGAGGCCTGCGAGGAGCCCGAGATCAGCCCGGTCGTGTGGGGTTCCGTGCCCGAGATGGGCCAGGCCGTCCGAATCGAGGCGCCCTCCGACAAGTTCGCCCAGGAAGGGCTCACGGTCTACCGCTGGGCCACCATGACCCTGCCGGACGTCGCACTGAAGGTGTGCGAGCGGGCCGGTGTGCGGCCCGAGGAACTGGGCGGAGTGGTGCTCCACCAGGCCAACCTGCGCATCATCGAGCCGCTCGCCAAGAAGATCGGCGCCGTCAACGCCGTGGTCGCACGGGATGTCGTCGAGTCCGGGAACACCTCTGCCGCCAGCATCCCCCTGGCACTGTCCAAGCTCATCGAGCGCGGCGAGATCCGGAAGGGATCACCGGTTCTGCTGTTCGCGTTCGGCGGCGGACTGGCCTATGCGGGCCAGATCATCCGCTGCCCCTGA
- a CDS encoding lysophospholipid acyltransferase family protein translates to MRAVLSLLMRVIFRPRVSGLNNIPASGPCIIAANHLSFSDHVFISLAVVRPVRFIGKAERLTGTGVKGRLSAAFFRTIGIVPVERDGGPGGVAALELAREVIADGEVFGIHPEGTRSPDGRLYRGRTGVGWLAMATGAPVVPCGLVGTDRVQPLGRLLPKIVRFDMHFGAPMTFPEHRGKEGNPRLRRSVTDDVMKQIELLSGLEYVPRFASMHKDKDKTPLKEGAA, encoded by the coding sequence GTGAGGGCTGTCCTGTCCCTGTTGATGCGCGTGATATTCCGGCCACGGGTCAGCGGTCTGAACAACATCCCGGCGAGTGGACCGTGCATCATCGCGGCCAACCACCTGTCGTTCTCCGACCATGTCTTCATCTCGCTCGCCGTGGTGCGCCCGGTGCGTTTCATCGGCAAGGCCGAGCGGCTGACCGGGACGGGAGTCAAAGGGAGGCTGAGCGCGGCGTTCTTCCGGACGATAGGGATCGTGCCGGTCGAGCGGGACGGCGGCCCCGGGGGTGTGGCCGCTCTGGAACTCGCCCGCGAGGTCATAGCGGACGGCGAGGTCTTCGGCATTCACCCGGAGGGCACGAGGTCCCCCGACGGCCGGCTCTACCGGGGCCGTACCGGTGTGGGCTGGCTGGCCATGGCGACCGGCGCCCCGGTGGTGCCGTGCGGGCTCGTCGGCACCGATCGGGTTCAGCCGCTCGGGCGGCTGCTGCCGAAGATCGTCCGGTTCGACATGCACTTCGGTGCTCCGATGACCTTCCCGGAGCACCGCGGCAAAGAGGGGAACCCTCGGCTTCGGCGCAGTGTCACCGATGACGTGATGAAGCAGATCGAGTTGCTGTCGGGCCTCGAGTACGTCCCCAGGTTCGCCTCGATGCACAAGGACAAGGACAAGACGCCGCTCAAAGAGGGGGCAGCATGA
- the aepY gene encoding phosphonopyruvate decarboxylase, which produces MSLLHDRGFGPFTGVPCSFLGPVITCLEAEYPQEYIIAANEGEAVALAAGARLAGRSPVVILQNSGLGNTVNPLSSLCHTLRLPVLLFVTWRGRPGHPDEPQHELMGRITPDMLTAMDIRHEVLPDDPGLLAERLDVAAAHMAATGLPYAFVVPKGSIRPYPKPASAAPGPSLMARAEAIGHVARAMDQRTLLVATTGKTARELERDWDRPENLYVVGSMGCASSVALGVALHAPDRRVAVLDGDGAALMRLEAMAAIGRLAHSGLCHILLDNESYESTGGQPTASAGVDFAAIARACGYRAAYDVSDANALSTAVRRAQEEGGAQLIRVRIAPGSDPGLGRPSLSPPASAARFAEAIAR; this is translated from the coding sequence GTGAGCCTGCTGCACGACCGGGGCTTCGGCCCGTTCACCGGAGTGCCCTGCTCGTTCCTCGGTCCGGTCATCACCTGCCTGGAAGCCGAGTACCCGCAGGAGTACATCATCGCCGCGAACGAAGGCGAGGCGGTCGCCCTCGCGGCGGGCGCCCGACTCGCCGGGCGCAGCCCGGTGGTCATCCTCCAGAACTCCGGCCTGGGCAACACGGTCAACCCGCTCAGTTCGCTCTGCCACACACTGCGGCTGCCGGTCCTGCTGTTCGTGACCTGGCGCGGCCGTCCCGGCCACCCGGACGAACCCCAGCACGAGCTCATGGGCCGGATCACCCCCGACATGCTCACCGCCATGGACATCCGGCACGAGGTCCTCCCGGACGATCCCGGACTCCTCGCGGAACGGCTCGACGTGGCGGCGGCGCACATGGCGGCAACGGGCCTGCCGTACGCCTTCGTCGTGCCCAAGGGAAGCATCCGCCCCTATCCGAAGCCGGCGTCGGCGGCTCCTGGCCCGTCGCTGATGGCCAGGGCCGAGGCGATCGGGCATGTGGCGCGGGCCATGGACCAGCGCACCTTGCTCGTGGCCACCACCGGCAAAACCGCGCGGGAGCTGGAACGCGACTGGGACCGTCCGGAAAACCTCTATGTCGTCGGTTCCATGGGCTGCGCCTCCAGCGTCGCTCTCGGGGTGGCGCTGCACGCTCCCGACCGCCGCGTCGCAGTTCTGGACGGGGACGGAGCGGCCCTGATGCGACTCGAGGCGATGGCCGCCATCGGCCGTCTGGCGCATTCCGGACTCTGCCACATCCTGCTCGACAACGAATCCTACGAATCCACCGGGGGGCAGCCCACCGCTTCGGCGGGCGTGGACTTCGCGGCGATCGCCCGGGCCTGCGGCTATCGGGCCGCCTACGACGTGTCCGATGCGAACGCCCTGTCGACCGCCGTACGGCGGGCCCAGGAGGAAGGGGGCGCCCAGCTCATCAGGGTCCGTATCGCCCCCGGCTCGGACCCGGGCCTCGGCCGCCCCTCTCTCTCGCCGCCCGCATCGGCGGCACGATTCGCGGAGGCGATCGCTCGATGA
- a CDS encoding isocitrate lyase/phosphoenolpyruvate mutase family protein, whose protein sequence is MSAATTGKSQETTVTGARRLRELFARPGVVRIVGAHNPLGARLAERAGFDGVWSSGLEVSASQGVPDTDILTMSELLGVASSLAAAVDVPVVADCDAGYGNAHNVMNMIRRYEAAGISAVSIEDKRFPKVNSFIPGRQELAPTGEFCGKIAAAKAAQIAPDLMVIARIEALIAGWGMEEALHRGEAYAQAGADAVLIHAKGDSPEPVLEFLERWNLPTPVVVVPTTYHTITATELGEAGAKMVIYANHGLRAGITAVTETFETILRDDRTTGLETRIAPLATVFDLQGMSTQKKHEAEFITPFEARSRAVVVPGGGPGNVGLTSALLEHQTSALRQSGMESVTLAMASPLPGRPPQDVTILPERTDAPTALLDLPDAPSSHTVVLSGDAFVASEPLRRLIAAGADIAVLVDVSAGAEAARRADALSLSLSSSAGGARRVAREEAEVVGTGSRDADGEFAGAAAFSPRGFALLREVAEKRRADSVPATLAGLITDLVAAGHRIRAVEIGSGWLELRTADDVRLATDLLFGQGAGR, encoded by the coding sequence ATGAGTGCTGCGACAACAGGAAAGAGCCAGGAGACCACGGTGACGGGGGCCCGGCGGCTGCGCGAGCTGTTCGCCCGCCCCGGCGTGGTACGCATCGTCGGCGCCCACAACCCGCTCGGAGCCCGGCTCGCCGAACGCGCCGGCTTCGACGGCGTCTGGTCCAGCGGCCTCGAGGTGTCCGCCTCCCAGGGTGTCCCGGACACCGACATCCTCACCATGAGCGAACTGCTGGGCGTGGCCTCGTCCCTGGCCGCCGCGGTCGACGTCCCTGTCGTGGCCGACTGCGACGCCGGTTACGGGAACGCGCACAACGTGATGAACATGATCCGCCGCTACGAGGCCGCGGGGATCTCGGCGGTGTCCATCGAGGACAAGCGTTTCCCCAAGGTGAACAGCTTCATTCCAGGACGTCAGGAGCTGGCCCCGACAGGGGAGTTCTGCGGGAAGATCGCCGCCGCGAAGGCCGCCCAGATCGCCCCCGACCTGATGGTCATAGCGCGTATCGAGGCATTGATCGCCGGCTGGGGCATGGAGGAGGCCCTGCACCGGGGCGAGGCGTACGCGCAGGCCGGTGCCGACGCGGTGCTCATCCATGCGAAGGGCGACTCCCCGGAACCCGTCCTGGAGTTCCTCGAGCGATGGAACCTGCCGACGCCGGTGGTCGTCGTTCCGACGACTTACCACACCATCACCGCCACCGAGCTCGGTGAAGCCGGAGCGAAGATGGTCATCTATGCCAATCACGGGCTGCGGGCGGGTATCACCGCGGTCACCGAGACCTTCGAGACGATTCTGCGGGACGACCGGACCACCGGCCTCGAGACCCGCATCGCCCCGCTGGCCACGGTTTTCGACCTGCAGGGCATGTCGACGCAGAAGAAGCACGAGGCCGAGTTCATCACCCCGTTCGAGGCCCGCTCGCGTGCCGTCGTGGTACCGGGAGGCGGACCCGGGAACGTCGGGCTCACGTCCGCGCTGCTGGAGCACCAGACGTCGGCCCTGCGTCAGTCCGGGATGGAATCGGTGACCCTGGCCATGGCCTCGCCGTTGCCCGGCCGTCCTCCGCAGGACGTGACGATCCTCCCCGAGCGCACGGATGCGCCGACCGCCCTGCTGGACCTGCCCGACGCGCCGTCGAGCCACACGGTGGTGCTCTCCGGCGACGCGTTCGTGGCGAGCGAGCCGCTGCGCCGGCTGATCGCTGCGGGCGCTGACATCGCTGTCCTCGTCGACGTCTCCGCAGGCGCCGAAGCCGCCCGTCGGGCCGATGCGCTGTCGCTGAGCCTCAGCTCCTCGGCCGGCGGCGCCCGCAGGGTGGCACGCGAGGAGGCCGAGGTCGTCGGGACCGGGAGCCGGGACGCCGACGGAGAGTTCGCGGGCGCCGCGGCCTTCTCCCCGAGGGGCTTCGCCCTCCTGCGTGAGGTCGCCGAGAAGCGCCGGGCCGACTCCGTGCCCGCGACGCTGGCCGGCCTGATCACCGATCTGGTCGCGGCAGGCCACCGGATCCGCGCGGTGGAGATCGGTTCCGGCTGGCTGGAGCTGCGGACGGCCGACGACGTACGGCTCGCGACCGACCTGCTCTTCGGACAGGGGGCCGGCCGATGA
- a CDS encoding FAD/NAD(P)-binding protein: MTLTGAIAPDRPTSAAEPYRLAFVGGGPRATYALERLSATVDNLGAGQWLEVHVFEPSGEFGAGQVHSPSQARTSYLNRISGQVGFAADDSVTGARPLLPAADRPTLYEWCRNRYAETGEPDFDVSPQDVPKRYVHGLALRDMFDGFARRLSAHPRVEIRLHVAEVTDIEPLGDGLRIVTRDGDGYLVDEALLLTGHSHHDPARAREGRRLADLAARAGAHHVPHPYPLRTELSSQIVGRDSVVGCIGMGLTAIDVILHLTEGRGGTFVDDGPDGLRYRPSGDEPAGIVALSRSGLFNCARPYNDKERMQGAGDHPGTFLTREAIDQLRASAGRPVRRGGEERLQLDFERNVLPLVLLEMAHTHYVTLFGPGTALLLTQRVMPGYLDFLAGRRPEGDEPTRLLAPMEKALDEITDVLESVARGASSVEAEQRRLPWPVRDVLLHWTKVVLGPASERECRRHLERGLSLEPLIGGGEGPTGLERDIRGNRFDWERVVSPLAADGDADSYRQAVLEFMRRDRLWSLQGNLTNPHKAAADGVWRDLRSVISYAVDEAGLTASSQRTFLQQYVRCHNRLVNGAAPELSEKLAALIRHGVLDVSAGPEADLRLSGPRPGLVVEGPHTGARRPVDVVVEARVHGFDPRLDIRPLYRNLLSRGVVRLWRNESADGDVLEPGGIDLTRDFHAIRSDGSPDPRITVLGVPTEGARTFNISALRPDADHYIMQDVLTWLSGFWSMAAAKVGEGIPG, from the coding sequence GTGACGCTCACCGGAGCCATCGCGCCGGACCGACCGACGTCGGCTGCCGAGCCCTATCGCCTGGCGTTCGTGGGCGGCGGACCAAGGGCTACCTACGCCCTGGAGCGGTTGTCGGCGACCGTCGACAACCTGGGAGCCGGACAGTGGCTCGAGGTCCATGTCTTCGAACCGTCGGGTGAGTTCGGCGCCGGTCAGGTCCACAGTCCCTCCCAGGCCAGAACCAGCTATCTCAACCGCATCAGCGGCCAGGTCGGCTTCGCCGCCGACGACAGTGTGACGGGTGCCCGTCCGCTGCTGCCGGCGGCGGATCGCCCCACCTTGTACGAGTGGTGCCGCAACCGCTACGCGGAGACGGGCGAGCCCGACTTCGACGTGTCGCCGCAGGACGTGCCGAAACGCTATGTGCACGGCCTCGCCCTGCGCGACATGTTCGACGGCTTCGCGCGCAGGCTGAGTGCCCATCCCCGAGTGGAGATCCGGCTGCACGTCGCCGAGGTCACCGACATCGAGCCGCTGGGCGACGGACTTCGGATCGTCACCCGGGACGGGGACGGGTACCTGGTGGACGAGGCCCTGCTGTTGACGGGGCACTCCCACCACGATCCGGCACGTGCTCGGGAGGGGCGCCGCCTGGCCGATCTGGCAGCGCGGGCCGGCGCCCACCACGTTCCGCACCCGTACCCGCTCCGGACCGAGCTCTCCTCGCAGATCGTCGGCCGGGACTCGGTCGTCGGCTGCATCGGGATGGGGCTCACCGCGATCGACGTCATCCTGCATCTGACCGAGGGACGGGGAGGGACGTTCGTCGACGACGGGCCGGACGGTCTCCGCTACCGGCCCAGTGGGGACGAGCCGGCCGGCATCGTGGCGCTCAGCCGGTCGGGACTCTTCAACTGCGCGCGGCCGTACAACGACAAGGAGCGGATGCAGGGGGCGGGTGATCACCCCGGCACGTTCCTCACCCGTGAGGCGATCGACCAGTTGCGGGCCAGTGCCGGACGTCCGGTGCGACGCGGCGGAGAGGAACGGCTCCAGCTCGACTTCGAGCGGAACGTGCTGCCGCTCGTGCTGCTCGAGATGGCCCACACGCATTACGTCACCCTGTTCGGCCCCGGCACGGCTCTCCTCCTGACGCAGCGTGTGATGCCGGGATACCTGGACTTCCTCGCGGGCAGGAGGCCCGAGGGGGACGAGCCGACCCGTCTGCTGGCGCCGATGGAGAAGGCGCTCGACGAGATCACGGACGTGCTCGAGAGCGTTGCCCGGGGGGCGTCCTCGGTCGAGGCCGAGCAGCGACGGTTGCCCTGGCCGGTCCGGGACGTACTCCTGCACTGGACCAAGGTGGTGCTGGGGCCGGCCTCCGAGCGGGAGTGCCGCCGCCACCTGGAGCGAGGGCTGTCGCTGGAACCCCTCATCGGAGGCGGCGAGGGGCCGACCGGCCTGGAACGGGACATCCGCGGGAACCGCTTCGACTGGGAGCGCGTCGTCTCCCCTCTCGCGGCCGACGGCGATGCCGACTCCTACCGCCAGGCGGTGCTGGAGTTCATGAGGCGTGACCGACTCTGGTCGCTGCAAGGCAATCTGACCAACCCCCACAAGGCCGCCGCGGACGGCGTCTGGCGCGATCTGCGTTCCGTCATCTCCTACGCCGTCGACGAGGCCGGGCTGACGGCGTCCTCGCAGCGGACGTTCCTGCAGCAGTACGTTCGCTGTCACAACAGGCTGGTCAACGGGGCGGCGCCGGAACTCTCGGAAAAACTCGCCGCGTTGATCCGGCACGGCGTGCTGGACGTCTCGGCGGGCCCCGAAGCGGATCTGCGCCTGTCGGGCCCACGGCCAGGGCTCGTCGTCGAGGGCCCGCACACCGGTGCGCGCCGCCCGGTCGACGTGGTGGTGGAGGCGCGGGTGCACGGCTTCGACCCCAGGCTCGACATCCGTCCCCTCTACAGAAACCTGTTGAGCCGGGGAGTCGTACGGCTCTGGCGCAATGAGTCCGCCGACGGGGACGTCCTCGAACCCGGCGGAATCGATCTGACGCGTGACTTCCACGCGATCCGCTCCGACGGCAGTCCGGATCCTCGGATCACCGTGCTGGGGGTGCCCACCGAGGGGGCACGCACGTTCAACATCTCAGCACTGCGCCCGGACGCGGATCACTACATCATGCAGGACGTGCTGACCTGGCTGTCGGGCTTCTGGTCGATGGCGGCGGCCAAGGTCGGCGAAGGAATCCCAGGATGA
- a CDS encoding alanine--glyoxylate aminotransferase family protein, translating to MSHSTTSRPQRLVLMNPGPVITDDRVRSALAGPDMCHREPEFSDLLTRVRHKTTLVAGGDERHSSVVLTGSGTSAVEAAVSSAVPAQGGLLVLDNGHYGERFHHIAAAHGIRSRRLDMGWATSLDLSAVEDALAADPALTHVGVVHHETSSGMLNDVAAVTRIAHEHGREVIVDAVSSIGAESVSLADDGIDWLAGSANKCLEGAPGLAFVCAARQAFEALADAPRRSYYLDLYRHYTAQAKAAAPAFTPGIPAFYAFETALDLVLAEGPRRRHARYEGLARQLRSGLEELGLDILLPPHQRAVGLTAVRIPEALDYTALHRGLRTEGFVIYSAQERLSRNFFRLSTMGCMTAADVDRFLVALARLLPGKN from the coding sequence ATGAGCCACAGCACGACGTCCCGGCCGCAGAGACTGGTCCTGATGAATCCGGGACCGGTCATCACGGACGACCGGGTCCGCTCGGCCCTGGCCGGCCCCGACATGTGCCATCGCGAGCCGGAGTTCTCCGACCTCCTCACCCGGGTGCGGCACAAGACCACACTCGTCGCCGGCGGCGATGAACGGCACTCCTCGGTCGTCCTGACCGGATCGGGCACCTCCGCGGTGGAGGCGGCGGTCAGTTCGGCCGTGCCGGCCCAGGGCGGCCTGCTGGTGCTCGACAACGGTCACTACGGCGAGCGGTTCCATCACATCGCGGCCGCGCACGGCATTCGCAGCCGGCGACTGGACATGGGCTGGGCCACGTCCCTCGACCTGTCCGCGGTGGAGGACGCACTCGCCGCCGACCCCGCGCTGACCCACGTGGGCGTCGTCCACCACGAGACCAGCAGCGGCATGCTCAACGACGTGGCCGCCGTGACCCGTATCGCGCACGAACACGGCCGCGAGGTCATCGTGGACGCGGTCAGCAGCATCGGCGCCGAGTCCGTCTCGCTGGCCGACGACGGCATCGACTGGCTGGCGGGCTCAGCCAACAAATGCCTCGAGGGAGCTCCCGGCCTGGCCTTCGTCTGCGCCGCGCGGCAGGCCTTCGAGGCTCTCGCGGACGCGCCCCGCAGAAGCTACTACCTCGATCTGTACCGGCACTACACGGCCCAGGCGAAGGCCGCGGCCCCGGCCTTCACCCCGGGAATCCCCGCCTTCTACGCCTTCGAGACCGCCCTTGACCTGGTGCTCGCCGAAGGCCCCCGGCGCCGGCACGCCCGGTACGAAGGCCTTGCGCGGCAACTGCGCTCGGGACTGGAGGAGTTGGGCCTGGACATACTCCTGCCGCCCCACCAGCGGGCCGTCGGGCTCACCGCGGTCCGGATCCCCGAGGCCCTCGACTACACCGCACTCCACCGCGGCCTGCGTACGGAGGGGTTCGTCATCTACAGCGCCCAGGAGCGGCTGTCCCGGAACTTCTTCCGGCTGTCGACGATGGGGTGCATGACGGCGGCGGACGTCGACCGCTTCCTCGTCGCGCTCGCCAGGTTGCTGCCCGGCAAGAACTGA